In Corythoichthys intestinalis isolate RoL2023-P3 chromosome 4, ASM3026506v1, whole genome shotgun sequence, a genomic segment contains:
- the sh3d21 gene encoding SH3 domain-containing protein 21: MEVLVLLDFEGTMGDEITVRTGDVVKNVTKASEDGWLEGEVQGKRGIFPANFVKEVPVYLMGDKEREPRSIRTTKKMKQVRTCEVVFAYNPVNEDELQLVVGEKVEIISEIEDGWWMGIKNGRVGAFPSNFVRELFVAPKDGKHNDSKARPKLSDAVFSKEMSLRATVRSKAKNVVECCQVMFDYKAKAEDELDLKTGDVVVILKKDTEDEGWWEGELNGRCGFFPDNFVMVIPPMDSLKAGNKSLPPARNINKEVSVKKEVPPMEKVVPAKQKDEKPELKDLRSHPPTKVKLPSINKLNPTQLKDKTNKGLSKANGDVSPHSPKSPEEKNGDHFDGIEVDNDKLNHPTANRAKPPQRRPPTGMAVGAQTPSEPEPQLTKKGQTDKLPGLQKGAENLKLPPPAKLDQRPKTPPPVRPAPPRVQSPEVRNVAPKNEVTLESLQAEIKELRMALELLQTQHEKEIQELKDELRSQRNKPMD, from the exons ATGG AGGTTCTGGTGCTATTAGATTTCGAAGGCACCATGGGGGACGAGATCACAGTCCGGACAGGTGACGTGGTGAAAAACGTCACCAAGGCCAGCGAAGACGGCTGGCTGGAGGGTGAGGTGCAAGGGAAACGAGGCATTTTCCCAGCCAACTTTGTCAAG GAGGTGCCTGTTTATTTGATGggtgacaaggagagggaaccaAGAAGTATTCGGACAA CAAAGAAAATGAAACAAGTGAGAACATGTGAAGTCGTCTTTGCCTACAACCCAGTGAACGAAGACGAACTGCAGCTGGTAGTTGGGGAGAAGGTGGAAATCATCAGCGAG ATTGAAGATGGATGGTGGATGGGCATCAAAAATGGCAGAGTGGGGGCATTTCCATCTAACTTTGTCAGAGAACTCTTCGTCGCCCCGAAAG aTGGTAAACACAATGACAGCAAGGCCAGACCAAAGCTAAGCGACGCAGTCTTCAGTAAAGAG ATGTCTCTGAGAGCAACAgtgcgcagcaaagcaaaaaatG TGGTGGAGTGTTGCCAAGTCATGTTCGACTACAAGGCCAAAGCAGAGGACGAGCTGGATTTAAAGACGGGGGATGTTGTTGTCATACTAAAAAAG GACACCGAAGATGAAGGCTGGTGGGAGGGCGAGCTCAACGGACGCTGTGGGTTCTTCCCTGATAATTTCGTCATGGTGATACCGCCAATGGACAGCCTAAAG GCTGGTAACAAGAGCCTACCGCCTGCACGCAACATCAACAAGGAAGTCTCAG tcAAAAAAGAAGTCCCACCCATGGAGAAAGTTGTCCCGGCAAAGCAAAAAG ATGAAAAACCAGAGCTTAAGGACTTGCGAAGCCATCCTCCAACCAAAGTCAAGCTTCCGAGCATCAACAAACTTAACCCGACTCAACTCAAAGACAAAACCAATAAGGGTTTATCCAA AGCCAATGGAGATGTGTCCCCACACTCACCGAAATCCCCcgaggagaaaaatggcgatcATTTTGATGGCATTGAAGTGGACAACGATAAGCTAAACCACCCCACAGCCAACCGAGCCAAGCCCCCACAGAGAAGACCACCAACGGGTATGGCCGTGGGAGCGCAG ACTCCGAGTGAGCCTGAACCACAACTGACCAAGAAGGGCCAAACTGATAAACTCCCTGGCTTACAAAAG GGTGCGGAAAATCTTAAGCTGCCACCACCAGCAAAGCTGGACCAACGACCTAAGACGCCGCCTCCAGTGCGACCGGCGCCACCACGAGTACAGTCGCCGGAAGTCCGAAACGTGGCCCCAAAAAACGAAGTGACGCTGGAGAGCCTGCAGGCGGAAATCAAGGAACTACGAATGGCTCTAGAGCTTCTTCAGACGCAACACga AAAGGAGATCCAGGAACTGAAGGACGAGCTGCGATCTCAAAGAAACAAACCAATGGACTAA